A window of Platichthys flesus chromosome 23, fPlaFle2.1, whole genome shotgun sequence contains these coding sequences:
- the tmem229a gene encoding transmembrane protein 229A has product MAGARSRCSQPVQTPRREEPSGETGDAAGSLRELPRWIRFYLYGMHGLSLDVLMSSLHGVSNHRDPKLLGFSSPYLCVVQALNHFLLEKVYAQKKSFRGRPVVFHLVFYPSIYIGLQLLIGNLSTLTEQVRLVSGTQLAMHYLLALYFTQVFHRWVSRLRYRSSGPEDRGDARPYAPQVLPGLVRFLFFGMQGLLDEVIFTSIFHLVEKSDRSLSGHTSPWSFLMYGSCSFVVEKLYLHLRFVRGWRTWQRLPIYVCFIYTWEFCWGLFLRQFGACSWDYSHYPYNVMGLITLLYLPAWVGLSLYQDILSNVLMRIKVCKEESKEESKEVNGELDSKK; this is encoded by the coding sequence ATGGCCGGTGCTCGAAGCCGCTGCTCGCAGCCGGTGCAGACGCCCCGTCGAGAAGAACCGTCCGGGGAGACCGGAGACGCGGCGGGGTCGCTGCGGGAGCTGCCGCGATGGATCCGGTTTTACTTGTACGGGATGCACGGATTGAGCCTGGACGTGCTGATGTCCTCGCTGCACGGGGTCTCGAACCATCGCGACCCCAAACTGCTGGGCTTCTCCTCCCCGTACCTCTGCGTCGTGCAGGCACTGAACCACTTCTTGCTGGAGAAGGTGTACGCGCAGAAGAAGAGCTTCCGAGGTCGGCCTGTGGTGTTTCATCTGGTTTTCTATCCGTCCATCTACATcgggctgcagctcctcatcgGCAACTTGAGCACGCTGACGGAGCAGGTGAGGCTGGTGTCCGGGACCCAGCTGGCGATGCACTACCTCCTGGCTCTCTACTTCACCCAGGTGTTCCACAGATGGGTGTCCCGGCTGCGCTATCGCTCCTCGGGCCCGGAGGACAGGGGGGACGCGCGGCCGTATGCGCCCCAGGTTCTCCCCGGCTTGGTGCGCTTCCTCTTCTTCGGGATGCAGGGCCTTCTTGACGAAGTGATCTTCACCTCCATTTTCCACCTGGTGGAGAAGTCGGACCGGAGCCTGAGCGGCCACACGTCCCCGTGGTCCTTCCTGATGTACGGCAGCTGCAGCTTCGTGGTGGAGAAGCTCTACCTGCATCTGCGCTTCGTCAGGGGGTGGAGGACGTGGCAGCGGCTCCCTATCTACGTCTGCTTCATCTACACCTGGGAGTTCTGCTGGGGCCTGTTCCTCAGGCAGTTCGGGGCCTGCTCGTGGGATTACTCCCACTACCCCTACAACGTCATGGGGCTCATCACCCTACTGTACCTGCCCGCCTGGGTCGGCCTCAGCCTGTACCAGGACATCCTGTCCAATGTCCTGATGAGGATCAAAGTGTGCAAAGAGGAGAGCAAAGAGGAGAGCAAAGAGGTCAACGGAGAGCTGGACTCAAAGAAATAA